A genomic stretch from Candidatus Methanomassiliicoccus intestinalis Issoire-Mx1 includes:
- a CDS encoding ribbon-helix-helix domain-containing protein — MSNTRQIKVTAPPAIVKVIDEEVENGRFTGRGDFVLYAIRYYIDNHKTPATKKESED, encoded by the coding sequence ATGTCCAATACAAGGCAAATCAAAGTCACAGCTCCGCCTGCAATTGTAAAAGTCATCGATGAAGAAGTTGAGAATGGGAGATTTACAGGTCGTGGAGACTTTGTACTCTACGCAATAAGGTATTACATCGACAATCATAAAACACCAGCCACTAAAAAGGAATCTGAAGATTAA
- a CDS encoding DUF6951 family protein — protein MSSKVVVDMPICPNHTVIETDLNEDGSVKIHIKSTCSHVRDYAKSLTEVELVDMTSMTDSKIMKLAETSHITPTCLVPVSIYNACWLESGMISKTAAKNSPTSTMTFDME, from the coding sequence ATGTCTTCAAAAGTTGTAGTTGATATGCCTATTTGTCCTAATCATACTGTTATTGAAACTGATTTGAATGAAGATGGGTCTGTTAAAATTCATATAAAATCCACGTGCAGTCACGTTCGAGACTATGCTAAATCTTTAACAGAAGTTGAATTAGTCGATATGACATCAATGACAGATTCTAAAATAATGAAACTTGCAGAAACATCCCATATCACACCAACTTGTTTAGTTCCAGTTTCAATCTACAATGCTTGCTGGCTGGAATCTGGAATGATCTCAAAGACAGCTGCAAAAAATTCACCGACTTCTACAATGACATTTGATATGGAATGA
- the panD gene encoding aspartate 1-decarboxylase, with protein MRCLLRSKIHRATVTEANVEYVGSITIDRSLLAEAEIWAGEKVLVSDVDNGSRFETYVVPGDSGVICVNGAAARLVDVGDRVIIMSFEYGDVQIEPKILLVDEKNRCVQILRSVESQPLNK; from the coding sequence ATGCGTTGCCTCCTACGGAGCAAGATTCATCGCGCAACGGTAACCGAAGCGAACGTAGAATACGTTGGTAGCATTACTATAGATAGATCGCTTTTAGCTGAAGCGGAGATCTGGGCAGGAGAAAAAGTACTGGTTTCAGATGTGGACAATGGCAGCCGATTTGAAACATATGTTGTCCCTGGCGATTCTGGAGTCATATGCGTAAACGGTGCAGCGGCAAGGCTGGTAGATGTAGGCGACAGAGTAATCATAATGTCATTTGAGTACGGTGACGTCCAGATAGAACCAAAGATATTACTTGTAGATGAAAAGAACAGATGTGTTCAGATCTTAAGATCTGTAGAGTCCCAGCCACTCAATAAGTAA